A genomic window from Methanobrevibacter sp. TLL-48-HuF1 includes:
- the hjc gene encoding Holliday junction resolvase Hjc, with amino-acid sequence MAKKGSAEERDLVHKLWERDFAAMRAPASGGATKKPLPDVVAGNGKLYLAIEVKTTTKDKIYIDFPQIDALCEFSEKFGAKPYIGVKFKYTKWLFLEPEKTPRTKSDNYKIEKDFALEKALEIDEITGIDRQMKF; translated from the coding sequence ATGGCTAAAAAAGGGTCTGCTGAAGAAAGGGATTTAGTGCATAAACTTTGGGAAAGAGATTTTGCAGCTATGAGAGCTCCAGCTTCTGGAGGTGCAACTAAGAAACCTTTGCCTGATGTTGTAGCTGGAAACGGTAAATTATATTTGGCTATTGAAGTCAAAACTACAACTAAAGATAAAATTTACATAGATTTTCCTCAAATTGATGCATTATGTGAGTTTTCTGAAAAATTTGGTGCTAAACCATATATTGGAGTTAAATTCAAGTATACAAAATGGTTATTTTTAGAACCTGAGAAAACTCCACGCACTAAAAGTGATAATTATAAAATTGAAAAAGATTTTGCCCTTGAAAAAGCCCTGGAAATTGATGAAATTACAGGTATTGACAGGCAAATGAAATTCTGA
- a CDS encoding radical SAM protein, whose product MIKMDSNIFDLIKKANETTLKKHGNEISLERAIFLSWWCDKGDCAFCYMSTQKDKIKDPTKARRNVHNIYAEAEMCKRLNWNIEFLSGGYKSFTTAEIKEIATTIKNITGDSVWLNTGITEELEEYGSEIKGITGAVEVANPKLHQKVCPSKSLDKISNMLDVAGDLGFEKAITVILGLGETLDDVDYLIDYIKDHKIDRVIFYSLNPHKETVYANSSQPASLYYAQVVAKVRLTFPDITIICGTWIDNLANIGILILSGANGITKFPLFKMFGTKYGKRVEEEVKWSGRQLKGTFTDKKQLGNPKSDVNSELDKFIKRYIKESLKNKY is encoded by the coding sequence ATGATTAAAATGGATTCTAACATATTTGATTTAATAAAAAAGGCAAATGAAACCACACTAAAAAAACATGGAAATGAAATCAGTCTTGAAAGAGCAATATTCCTTTCCTGGTGGTGTGATAAAGGAGATTGTGCTTTTTGTTACATGTCTACTCAAAAAGATAAAATTAAAGACCCAACCAAAGCTAGACGTAATGTACATAACATCTATGCCGAAGCAGAAATGTGTAAGCGTTTAAATTGGAATATTGAATTCCTTTCAGGAGGTTATAAGTCATTTACAACTGCAGAAATTAAAGAAATAGCAACCACCATTAAAAACATTACAGGAGACAGTGTTTGGTTAAATACGGGGATTACAGAGGAGTTGGAAGAATATGGCTCAGAAATAAAAGGAATTACTGGAGCTGTTGAAGTAGCCAATCCTAAACTACATCAGAAAGTATGTCCAAGTAAATCATTAGATAAAATAAGCAATATGTTAGATGTAGCTGGAGATTTAGGATTTGAAAAAGCTATTACTGTAATTTTAGGTCTTGGAGAAACATTAGACGATGTTGATTATTTAATTGATTATATTAAAGATCACAAAATTGACAGAGTAATTTTTTACTCATTGAATCCTCATAAAGAAACTGTATATGCAAATAGCTCACAGCCAGCTTCACTTTATTATGCCCAAGTGGTAGCTAAAGTTAGATTAACATTTCCGGACATTACAATAATCTGCGGAACATGGATTGATAATTTAGCAAATATTGGAATTCTTATTTTAAGCGGAGCCAATGGAATAACTAAATTCCCATTATTTAAAATGTTTGGAACAAAATATGGAAAAAGAGTAGAAGAAGAAGTTAAATGGTCCGGACGCCAACTTAAAGGAACATTTACTGATAAAAAACAACTGGGAAATCCAAAAAGTGATGTTAATTCCGAACTGGACAAATTTATTAAAAGATATATAAAGGAATCTTTGAAAAACAAATATTAA